One window of the Strix uralensis isolate ZFMK-TIS-50842 chromosome 3, bStrUra1, whole genome shotgun sequence genome contains the following:
- the VGLL2 gene encoding transcription cofactor vestigial-like protein 2 isoform X2, translated as MSCLDVMYQVYGPPQPYFAAAYSPYHQKLAFYSKMQEAPESGSSPSASSSFSSHPAASIKEEDCSPEKERPPEAEYINSRCVLFTYFQGDISAVVDEHFSRALSQPSSFSLGSAKAARSASSWRARRYSFCGGSLLS; from the exons ATGAGCTGTTTGGATGTTATGTACCAAGTCTACGGTCCTCCCCAGCCCTACTTCGCCGCAGCCTACAGCCCCTATCACCAG aaacTCGCCTTTTACTCCAAAATGCAAGAAGCCCCGGAGAGCGGCAGCAGCCCCAGCGccagcagctccttctccagCCACCCCGCGGCCAGCATCAAGGAGGAGGACTGCAGCCCCGAGAAGGAGCGGCCCCCCGAGGCCGAGTACATCAACTCCCGCTGCGTCCTCTTCACCTACTTCCAGGGGGACATCAGCGCCGTGGTGGACGAGCACTTCAGCCGGGCCCTCAGCCAGCCCAGCAGCTTCTCCCTCGGCAGTGCCAAGGCGGCGCGGAGCGCCAGCTCCTGGCGGG CTCGCCGTTACTCCTTCTGTGGCGGATCCCTTCTGAGCTGA
- the VGLL2 gene encoding transcription cofactor vestigial-like protein 2 isoform X1 yields the protein MSCLDVMYQVYGPPQPYFAAAYSPYHQKLAFYSKMQEAPESGSSPSASSSFSSHPAASIKEEDCSPEKERPPEAEYINSRCVLFTYFQGDISAVVDEHFSRALSQPSSFSLGSAKAARSASSWRDGSFPMSQRSFPPSFWNSTYQPSSVPATLSSPLAAAAHSELPFAAAAADPYAPASLHGHLHQGGPEPWHHAHHHHHHHHHPYIGTQSTAYARPAAMHEVYGPHFDPRYGSLLVPTASVRPHRLTPASVPTPVSPPCELGKSEAGTAAAWTAPGPFPNAAGDMAQSLGLNVDAARRYSFCGGSLLS from the exons ATGAGCTGTTTGGATGTTATGTACCAAGTCTACGGTCCTCCCCAGCCCTACTTCGCCGCAGCCTACAGCCCCTATCACCAG aaacTCGCCTTTTACTCCAAAATGCAAGAAGCCCCGGAGAGCGGCAGCAGCCCCAGCGccagcagctccttctccagCCACCCCGCGGCCAGCATCAAGGAGGAGGACTGCAGCCCCGAGAAGGAGCGGCCCCCCGAGGCCGAGTACATCAACTCCCGCTGCGTCCTCTTCACCTACTTCCAGGGGGACATCAGCGCCGTGGTGGACGAGCACTTCAGCCGGGCCCTCAGCCAGCCCAGCAGCTTCTCCCTCGGCAGTGCCAAGGCGGCGCGGAGCGCCAGCTCCTGGCGGG ATGGCTCCTTCCCGATGAGCCAGCGCAGCTTCCCACCGTCCTTCTGGAACAGCACATACCAACCTTCCTCGGTCCCAGCTACCCTGAGCAGCCCCCTGGCAGCTGCCGCCCACAGCGAGCTGCCCttcgccgccgccgctgccgacCCCTACGCGCCGGCCTCTCTGCATGGCCACCTGCACCAGGGTGGTCCCGAGCCCTGGCACCatgcccaccaccaccaccaccaccaccaccacccctacATCGGGACACAGAGCACTGCCTACGCCCGTCCCGCCGCCATGCACGAGGTCTACGGGCCCCACTTCGACCCCCGCTACGGCTCGCTCCTGGTGCCCACCGCCTCTGTCCGCCCCCACCGCCTCACCCCCGCCTCCGTGCCCACACCGGTCAGCCCCCCCTGCGAACTGGGCAAGAGTGAGGCGGGCACTGCCGCGGCCTGGACGGCGCCGGGACCCTTCCCCAATGCGGCGGGGGACATGGCACAGAGCCTCGGCCTCAATGTGGATGCAG CTCGCCGTTACTCCTTCTGTGGCGGATCCCTTCTGAGCTGA